A region of Campylobacter sp. RM16189 DNA encodes the following proteins:
- the gpmI gene encoding 2,3-bisphosphoglycerate-independent phosphoglycerate mutase, translating into MKQKTILVITDGIGFNPNSEFNAFAAAKKPTYDWLFKNVPNSLIKTSGLAVGLPEGQMGNSEVGHMCIGSGRVLYQNLVKISLGFKDGSISQNAKLKELFTKCKNIHIIGLYSDGGVHSHLEHFDDMCKLAINNGCSVYAHAITDGRDVAPTSAAEFVKQLEEKFNMATICGRFYAMDRDKRWDRVHEAYKAMIEGANLQSLKPSEYIQKSYDDGVLDEFIKPASFNGFKGIGKDDGVIFINFRNDRMRQIVAAFGVSEFSEFKRPFVVQNLVTMTEYDANFSFPVLFENDKITNTLAEVISRAGLRQLHTAETEKYAHVTFFFNGGVEELLENETRILIPSPKVKTYDEKPEMSAEGVCNAVLKAIDDGQDFIVVNFANGDMVGHTGDFNAGVKAVEAVDSALGKIIAKVKEKDYAMIITSDHGNCEEMRDKSGMLTNHTTYDVFCFVLGDGVKEVKTGGLNNIAASVLKLMGLEKPAEMDEPLF; encoded by the coding sequence ATGAAACAAAAAACTATTTTAGTGATAACAGACGGCATAGGATTTAATCCAAACTCAGAATTTAACGCATTTGCAGCGGCGAAAAAGCCGACTTATGATTGGCTATTTAAAAATGTGCCAAATTCGCTTATCAAGACTTCAGGTCTTGCGGTAGGCTTGCCTGAGGGGCAAATGGGAAATAGCGAAGTAGGGCATATGTGCATAGGAAGCGGGCGGGTTTTGTATCAAAATTTGGTAAAAATTTCGCTTGGGTTTAAAGACGGCTCAATTTCTCAAAACGCAAAACTAAAAGAGCTTTTTACAAAGTGTAAAAATATCCATATAATCGGGCTTTATAGCGATGGAGGCGTGCACTCTCATCTTGAGCATTTTGACGATATGTGCAAACTTGCTATAAATAACGGTTGCAGTGTCTATGCTCACGCTATAACCGACGGTAGGGACGTAGCGCCTACGAGTGCGGCTGAATTTGTGAAGCAGCTTGAAGAGAAATTTAACATGGCTACGATTTGCGGTAGATTTTACGCGATGGATAGGGATAAGCGCTGGGATAGGGTGCATGAAGCTTATAAGGCGATGATTGAAGGTGCAAATTTACAGAGCTTAAAACCAAGCGAATATATTCAAAAGAGCTATGATGATGGTGTTTTGGATGAGTTTATAAAGCCTGCTAGTTTTAACGGCTTTAAAGGGATCGGCAAAGATGACGGAGTTATATTTATAAATTTTAGAAACGATAGGATGAGGCAGATAGTAGCGGCATTTGGCGTGAGTGAATTTAGCGAATTTAAGCGTCCTTTTGTAGTGCAAAATTTAGTCACAATGACCGAATACGACGCAAATTTTAGCTTTCCTGTTTTGTTTGAAAACGACAAGATAACAAATACTTTAGCAGAGGTTATATCTCGTGCGGGACTTCGCCAGCTTCACACGGCAGAGACGGAGAAATACGCTCATGTAACTTTTTTCTTTAACGGCGGAGTTGAGGAACTGCTTGAAAACGAAACTAGAATTTTAATTCCAAGCCCAAAAGTTAAAACTTATGACGAAAAGCCCGAAATGAGCGCTGAGGGTGTGTGCAACGCGGTTTTAAAAGCGATTGATGATGGGCAGGATTTTATCGTAGTAAATTTCGCAAACGGCGATATGGTAGGACACACCGGCGATTTTAATGCAGGTGTAAAAGCTGTAGAGGCTGTAGATAGCGCGCTTGGTAAGATTATTGCTAAGGTAAAGGAAAAGGACTATGCGATGATAATTACGAGCGATCACGGTAACTGCGAAGAGATGCGAGATAAAAGCGGAATGCTCACAAACCACACGACTTACGATGTGTTTTGCTTCGTGCTGGGTGATGGAGTGAAAGAAGTAAAAACCGGTGGGCTAAACAATATCGCAGC
- the mraY gene encoding phospho-N-acetylmuramoyl-pentapeptide-transferase, whose amino-acid sequence MFYYLYEILNFNIFQYITVRAGIAFFISFALTVYLMPKFIAWARAKNASQPIYELAPKTHQKKEKTPTMGGIVFMVTAILATIICARLDNSFVIASLLCLAGFTAIGFKDDISKILGANNHAGLSPKAKLLAQILVSFAVSTVLYLSGDIGTEFYVPFYKFPLLDLKIFAIVFWTLVIVAASNAVNLTDGLDGLAAVPAMLSLVTLGIFAYICGHALFSSYLLLPKIIGVGETIIIASALIGSLMGFLWFNCHPAQVFMGDSGSLSLGGYIGLMGVMTKNEILLIIIGFIFVIETLSVILQVGSFKIFKKRIFLMAPIHHHFEIKGWVENKIIVRFWIIALLANLIALTALKIR is encoded by the coding sequence ATGTTTTATTATCTTTATGAAATCCTAAATTTTAACATCTTTCAATACATCACGGTTCGCGCAGGCATAGCGTTTTTCATATCTTTTGCACTTACCGTTTATCTTATGCCTAAATTTATCGCTTGGGCAAGGGCTAAAAACGCCAGTCAGCCGATTTACGAGCTTGCTCCAAAAACACACCAAAAAAAAGAAAAAACCCCGACCATGGGAGGCATAGTCTTTATGGTAACGGCGATACTGGCAACTATCATCTGCGCCAGACTTGACAATAGCTTCGTTATAGCCTCTTTGCTCTGTCTTGCGGGTTTTACGGCGATCGGGTTTAAAGACGACATATCAAAAATTCTAGGCGCAAACAACCACGCGGGACTAAGCCCTAAAGCCAAGCTTTTAGCTCAAATTTTAGTATCTTTTGCGGTTTCAACCGTGCTTTATCTTAGCGGCGATATAGGAACTGAATTTTATGTGCCGTTTTATAAATTCCCGCTACTGGATCTTAAAATTTTTGCTATAGTCTTTTGGACGCTAGTTATAGTTGCGGCCTCAAACGCGGTAAATTTAACAGACGGGCTTGACGGGCTTGCAGCCGTTCCCGCCATGCTTTCGCTTGTCACGTTAGGAATTTTTGCCTATATCTGCGGACATGCGCTATTTAGCTCTTATTTACTACTTCCAAAGATCATCGGCGTGGGTGAAACTATCATCATCGCTTCGGCTCTAATCGGCTCTTTGATGGGGTTTTTGTGGTTTAACTGCCATCCCGCACAAGTTTTCATGGGTGATAGTGGAAGCCTAAGTCTTGGCGGATATATCGGACTTATGGGCGTTATGACTAAAAATGAAATTTTGCTTATCATTATAGGATTTATCTTTGTGATCGAGACTTTAAGCGTCATTTTGCAAGTAGGAAGCTTTAAAATTTTTAAAAAGCGAATTTTCTTAATGGCACCTATCCATCATCATTTTGAGATTAAAGGCTGGGTTGAAAACAAAATCATTGTTAGGTTTTGGATTATTGCGCTTTTAGCAAATCTAATCGCCCTAACGGCGCTAAAGATAAGATAA
- the murD gene encoding UDP-N-acetylmuramoyl-L-alanine--D-glutamate ligase, with protein sequence MKRSLFGYGGTTKAIAKNCQDEGIWDVYDDKFSQISKDEFGNNLLPISEFNPDKSELEIPSPGFPPYHELIKKSQNLISEYDFFASKMPFSVWISGTNGKTTTTKMMQHLLEDKGSVMGGNVGTPLAELGTKAKIWILETSSFTLHYTNLAKPDIYVLLPITPDHLTWHGDMSSYEAAKLKPLSMMRENSVAILPEIYANTPTLAKIISYKNEDDLAKFCGVATNEINFKVPFLMDALLALTVQKIIFDRCDTNLLNKFVIESNKLEEFKDKFGRIWVNDTKATNIDATIQALKRYEDKFLHLILGGDDKGVDMTQLFEAINSANTKIYAIGSNSDKIMKLAEKFQIPALKCEFLDVAVTQIDKNLKKPTKKANSKEARILDEIALLSPAAASLDQFNSYAERGDKFKEFVANL encoded by the coding sequence ATGAAAAGAAGTTTGTTCGGTTACGGCGGCACGACCAAGGCTATTGCCAAAAACTGCCAAGATGAAGGAATTTGGGATGTATATGATGACAAATTTAGCCAAATTTCAAAGGATGAATTTGGAAATAATCTTTTGCCGATAAGTGAATTTAATCCAGATAAAAGCGAACTTGAGATCCCAAGCCCCGGCTTTCCTCCGTATCATGAGCTGATTAAAAAATCGCAAAATTTGATAAGTGAATATGATTTTTTCGCATCCAAAATGCCTTTTAGCGTCTGGATAAGCGGCACAAACGGCAAGACAACGACGACTAAGATGATGCAGCACCTGCTTGAAGACAAAGGCTCGGTAATGGGCGGAAACGTAGGCACTCCGCTAGCCGAGCTAGGTACTAAAGCTAAAATTTGGATACTAGAGACGAGCTCCTTCACGCTTCACTACACAAACCTTGCAAAGCCTGATATATACGTGCTTTTGCCCATAACGCCCGATCATCTAACTTGGCACGGCGATATGAGCTCTTATGAAGCCGCCAAGCTTAAGCCGCTTAGCATGATGAGAGAAAACTCGGTTGCGATATTGCCTGAAATTTACGCTAATACTCCGACTCTTGCAAAAATAATAAGCTACAAAAACGAAGATGATTTAGCTAAATTTTGCGGAGTTGCCACAAATGAGATAAATTTCAAAGTGCCGTTTTTAATGGACGCTCTTTTGGCACTAACAGTACAAAAAATAATCTTTGATAGGTGCGACACAAATTTACTAAACAAATTTGTGATAGAGAGCAATAAACTTGAAGAATTTAAGGACAAATTCGGGCGAATTTGGGTAAATGACACAAAAGCTACCAATATCGACGCGACCATTCAAGCTCTAAAGCGGTATGAGGATAAATTCCTGCACCTAATCTTAGGCGGAGATGATAAGGGTGTTGATATGACGCAGCTTTTTGAGGCTATAAATAGCGCAAATACTAAAATTTACGCTATCGGCTCAAATAGCGATAAGATTATGAAGCTAGCTGAGAAATTTCAAATTCCAGCTCTAAAATGCGAATTTTTAGATGTAGCCGTAACGCAAATAGATAAAAATTTAAAAAAACCGACTAAGAAAGCGAATTCAAAAGAAGCTCGAATTTTAGACGAGATAGCTCTTCTAAGTCCTGCTGCTGCAAGCCTTGATCAGTTTAATAGCTACGCCGAGCGAGGAGATAAATTTAAAGAATTTGTTGCAAATTTATAA